The Triticum aestivum cultivar Chinese Spring unplaced genomic scaffold, IWGSC CS RefSeq v2.1 scaffold78480, whole genome shotgun sequence region GTCATggtttaaattttcatattgtataactttggCATagtaaatgttgatattttttcatataaatatgatcAAAGTTTATGAAGTTTGATTTTAGACAAtttttatatgcagagtaaaaaggactgaAGGGAGTATCTTTGATGAGTTCCCTTTACCTGGCCCTCAGCAACATGCCTCAGCCGAGTTTAGACACACTGCAAAGAGCCATACTCGGCTTACATTGTTTTTGTCGAGGTCCCGCAGTTGACTCGGCAAATAGCCAAAGACGTGGGCACTCGGCAACGACAAATTTTTCAGTAGTGAATCGACTGACGTGGTCCGTTCTTATTTTTGGGTATGGGGCAACTTACAAATTGAGAGTCCTATAAATAGCTTCCGAGGTAGCTCGGGAAATGGCACCAATTCACACCTCGGACGTTGCCAAAGCATTCATACCATTGGTGTGGTTCAGGCAGTGCATTGGCGTGTAGGGCAAAGTCGAGTGCATTCCACCAATGGCCCCACGTAAATTCTTGGACAACATGACTGGCCAAAATGGCATCGTCCCGGTGGTGGTCGTGGACACGGCGGAGAAGAAGACGCAATCTCCCAGCCTGCTTGACGCTGACGAGTTCCGGCGTCAGAGTCACCAGGTAGTTGACTTGATCACCGAGTACTATGACCGCATGGGCGACTACCCCGTGCACCCCAGCGTTACCCCTGGTTTCCTCCGCAACTTGCTCCCCCCGGACGCACCCTTCCGTCCGGAGCCGGACGCGTTCAGCTCCGCGCTCAAGGACGTCCGCGACATCATCCTCCCGGGCCTGACGCACTGGCAGAGCGCCCGCCACATGGCGCACTTCCCGGCGTCAAGCAGCACCATCGGCGCCCTAGGGGAGGCGCTCACCGCGGGCATCAACGTCGTCCCGTTCACATGGGCCGCCTCACCGGCCGCCACCGAGCTTGAAATGCTGGTCGTGGACTGGCTCGGAAAGGCGCTGCACCTGCCGGAGAGTCTCCTCTTCGCCGGTGGTGGCGGTGGAACTCTTCTTGGTACCTCTTGTGAGGCGATACTCTGCACTCTTGTGGCCGCGAGGGACCGGAAGCTCGCCGAGATCGGCGGGAACAGGATCTGCGACCTCGTCGTCTACTGCTCCGACCAGACACACTTCGCCTTCCGCAAGGCCGCACGCATTGCCGGCATCCTGCGTGACCACTGCCGCGCCATACCCACGTGCCACCACAACATGTTCGCTCTCCCGCCCACGGAACTGCAAGCGGCCATGCAGGCTGACGTGGAAGCCGGGCTGGTGCCACTTTTCTTGTGCGCGACGCTGGGGACGACCCAGACGACTGCCGTCGACCCCATCGGCGAGCTGTGCGCTGTCAGTGCACCACACGGCGTGTGGGTGCACGTGGACGCCGCCTACGGCGGCTCCGCGCTAGTCTGCCCGGAGTTCACCCACGTGATCGACGGCGTGGAGGCCGTCGACTCGTTCAGCATGAACGCCCACAAGTGGCTCCTCGCCAACAACGACTGCTGCGCCATGTGGGTGAAGAAGCCGAGGGTGCTGGTGGCGGCGCTCGGGCCGGAGCAGGATTTGATCCTCAAGGACGCGGCATCGGAGGGGCACAACGTGGTCGACTACATGGACTGGACCATAACGCTGACCCGCCGGTTCCGCGCGCTCAAGATGTGGCTCGTGCTCCGCTGCTACGGCATCCAAGGCCTGCGCAACCACATCCGCAATCACGTCCGCATGGCCGAGGCATTCGAGAAGATGGTCAAGGCCGACGAAAGGTTCGAGGTGGTGACGGACAGGAAGTTTGCGCTGGTGTGCTTCCGGCTCCGGTCACCGGACAAATTCGGCGGGGCCGACAAGCAGGCGGCCAACCAGCTCAACCGACGCCTCCTTGAGGAGGTGAACGCTGCCACCTCAGGCCCCTACATGAGCTCGGCAAACGTAGGTGGCATGTTCATACTAAGGTGTGCCATTGGAAGCACACTCACAGAGGACCACCACGTGAGCGATGCATGGAAGGTTGTGCAGGATCAGGCCACCATAATCCTTCGTCATTGAGATGGAGATTATCTGGAGCGTGCATACAACTTGGGTAAGTAAGGTAAATAAACATGCAGCTCTAAGTATAACTAAGCTACGTACTTGGTCCCAAATAATTTGATGGTGCATTGAATCATGAAAATTAATATATTGTACTTACTGAATCTTGATGGAGATGCTCAATGTATGTAATGATGTGATGTAGTATAAGCTACTAGCTGCATTCCCTGACGTGTGTACATGTTTTATTCGACCGTGCAAGCTGGAGATATTATTGTATTATATCATTACACTTTCCTGTTTGCAAAAACGGTTCGGATCTATTATAAGGACGCTACCATTAGCAAGAGTGCTAAGCTATAtcaaaaataataaacaattataaGGACGCTAATACGTACCGAACATGCTCCGAATAAGGACCCTACCGTGAACAGGCCCACAGGAGCGAAGAGCGAGCGTTCGTGCTGGTGCCATTCGGCCGTAAAGCTGGATTTGCACCTGACCTAAAATAGCTAAAACTAATGAGAAAAAATGTTTCCATCCTCATGAAAATAAATCAGGGAAATGTCTGCAAATTTCAAAAATCTAACAAGACACATAAACAACTTGCCAAAATATATATCATatttttttcccgcaaaaaatacTGCCACCAAACTAACAAAATTCATATATGTAGAACAAAAGACACGAATAACtcatagaaaaatagaaaacagctCATCCTTGTATATGGTCTACAAAAATACCATGTAATATGTTATAAAAAGTTGCCAACATGATGGTATAAAAGGTACCACTTATGTATGATCTTAATTAACATGTACTTAATATAAAGTATTTGTTTAAAGTTGTCATACGAAAAATTAGGATGCTACCATGAACATATACTTGTTACCAACACAAACTAAAAGAAATTATGGATCATATATTAATCCCAATAACCATCCAAGAATTCAAAGAATTTGCCATGCCGAAAGGAAGTATCATGTACAAAGCTGCCTTGCAAATTTCAGATAAATAAAACTACAAAATATTTTGATAAAAAATTGTCATCCTATATAACAGAAGACACGAACGCTTGATGCCatgataaagattgatatattttgTTTTGCTAATTTGCCATACCTGACTCCTCTTTTGTACTCCCAAGAGTACATACTCGCACTCTTAACGGATGAGGTTTAATGAGTGAAACGGGTATATACCTGATACCAGCGAGTAACAATCGTGCTAATTAGCAAAACAAAATAGCTAGTTTGTTTGCATGCGTAGCTACTCCCTAAAATAAAGGAGCGTGTAGGTGCTCATAGATTGCTTTAGGCGGATAAGGTTGTTAGCGTCTGGTTGTATTATATTCTCTCCTGATGAGCAGGTGTATGATACcttatcatttttattttttgggGTGTATCTACTACATATTTTGTGAGGAAGTATATACTTTATATTTTGTTTGAGTACATACAAAACATTTTTGTAGGAAGTATATACTTCATCTTTTATGAGAGTATATGTACAACTTTTTTTGAAGTATA contains the following coding sequences:
- the LOC123176343 gene encoding tyrosine decarboxylase-like, with translation MAPRKFLDNMTGQNGIVPVVVVDTAEKKTQSPSLLDADEFRRQSHQVVDLITEYYDRMGDYPVHPSVTPGFLRNLLPPDAPFRPEPDAFSSALKDVRDIILPGLTHWQSARHMAHFPASSSTIGALGEALTAGINVVPFTWAASPAATELEMLVVDWLGKALHLPESLLFAGGGGGTLLGTSCEAILCTLVAARDRKLAEIGGNRICDLVVYCSDQTHFAFRKAARIAGILRDHCRAIPTCHHNMFALPPTELQAAMQADVEAGLVPLFLCATLGTTQTTAVDPIGELCAVSAPHGVWVHVDAAYGGSALVCPEFTHVIDGVEAVDSFSMNAHKWLLANNDCCAMWVKKPRVLVAALGPEQDLILKDAASEGHNVVDYMDWTITLTRRFRALKMWLVLRCYGIQGLRNHIRNHVRMAEAFEKMVKADERFEVVTDRKFALVCFRLRSPDKFGGADKQAANQLNRRLLEEVNAATSGPYMSSANVGGMFILRCAIGSTLTEDHHVSDAWKVVQDQATIILRH